A single window of Lentilitoribacter sp. Alg239-R112 DNA harbors:
- a CDS encoding SulP family inorganic anion transporter — translation MAKSLHGKETQAVLREIRLLFGIPDWVSTVTWSTVRDDIFAAITGATIVLPQGIAFAAIAGLPPEYGFYTAMITPIIAALFGSSWHTVSGPTTAISALVFAALAGGHTPGSPEFIQAVILLTFLVGIFQLILGIAHLGALVDFVSHSVMTGFITGAALLIGLSQVRHAIGLDLPRPEELGEFMIQLWERWPEADLNSLIIAFSALSVGIISKKLMPKMPNYLVALGAGTGVYYLLGWTDLDVKTVGVIPSVVPSFSMPAFSFGEMRDLASPAFAVAVVGLLEAMSISRAIGLRSGQDIDANREFTGQGLSNITGSFFNCYPGSASLTRSGINYEAGAKTPLSAVFAAIFLLIILLFVAKWFAFVPIPAMAGVIILVAWKLVDVKEIRHLFATSKTEVWIAGVTFAASLMFDLEFAIYAGVLLSLALFLNKSSRPRIAVGAPDPTTKTRKFTNAERANLPECPQLVMARVDGPLYFGSVEFVRRKFRHIEHERPEQKHMMLIVKGIGEVDLPGGELLIEEAQRRHKRGGSFHLQTTTPRTISKLGRFKVMEALTKHHIHLSKGEAIAEIVPMLDDDICANCTARIFHECAGRPNNNRDKKPDHVQAMNTLSSTEDNIGDSTLVVNAKMQSQSEKDDL, via the coding sequence ATGGCCAAGTCGCTCCACGGAAAAGAGACCCAAGCGGTCCTTCGCGAGATACGATTACTTTTTGGCATACCTGATTGGGTATCGACAGTAACGTGGTCCACCGTGCGCGATGATATATTTGCTGCTATCACGGGTGCAACAATTGTTTTGCCGCAAGGTATCGCTTTTGCGGCCATTGCGGGCCTTCCGCCAGAGTATGGATTTTATACGGCAATGATCACGCCGATCATCGCTGCATTGTTTGGCTCTTCCTGGCATACGGTATCTGGTCCAACAACAGCGATTTCAGCGCTAGTGTTTGCAGCTCTTGCTGGCGGACATACGCCGGGCAGTCCTGAATTTATTCAAGCCGTGATATTACTGACATTTCTGGTGGGTATATTCCAGCTCATATTAGGTATCGCTCATTTGGGAGCCTTGGTCGACTTTGTCTCTCACTCGGTTATGACCGGTTTTATTACGGGCGCTGCGCTGTTAATTGGGCTTAGTCAGGTTAGGCATGCTATTGGCCTTGATTTACCGCGACCTGAAGAACTCGGCGAGTTTATGATACAACTCTGGGAGCGATGGCCGGAAGCCGATCTTAATAGCCTTATTATAGCATTTTCCGCGCTGTCTGTCGGAATAATATCTAAGAAGCTCATGCCGAAGATGCCAAACTATCTCGTGGCGTTAGGCGCTGGCACAGGTGTATACTACCTTCTCGGTTGGACCGATTTGGATGTAAAAACTGTAGGTGTTATTCCTTCCGTTGTTCCAAGCTTTTCGATGCCTGCATTCAGCTTTGGTGAAATGCGAGATCTTGCCTCGCCTGCCTTTGCGGTAGCTGTTGTTGGTTTGCTTGAAGCTATGTCCATTTCTCGCGCAATAGGTCTGCGTTCGGGGCAAGATATCGATGCGAACCGAGAATTCACGGGGCAGGGCTTATCAAATATAACAGGTAGCTTCTTCAACTGTTATCCGGGGTCTGCATCACTTACCCGTAGTGGGATAAATTATGAAGCAGGTGCGAAAACACCTCTATCAGCTGTCTTTGCAGCGATTTTCCTGCTTATCATCTTGTTGTTTGTTGCAAAGTGGTTTGCCTTTGTTCCCATTCCTGCGATGGCTGGCGTTATCATCCTTGTGGCGTGGAAGCTTGTTGATGTCAAAGAGATTAGGCACCTCTTCGCAACCAGTAAAACCGAAGTCTGGATTGCTGGTGTTACATTCGCAGCTTCATTGATGTTCGATCTTGAGTTTGCGATTTATGCCGGTGTTCTTCTTTCTTTGGCTCTTTTCCTAAATAAGTCATCTCGTCCGCGGATCGCTGTTGGTGCTCCTGACCCAACAACCAAAACACGTAAGTTTACAAATGCAGAACGTGCAAACCTTCCTGAGTGTCCACAATTGGTGATGGCACGGGTCGATGGTCCATTATATTTCGGTTCCGTCGAATTTGTTCGCCGTAAATTTCGCCATATCGAGCATGAAAGACCTGAACAAAAGCATATGATGCTTATTGTTAAGGGGATTGGTGAAGTTGATCTACCAGGTGGCGAATTGCTTATCGAAGAAGCACAACGCCGCCACAAGCGCGGCGGTTCGTTCCACCTTCAAACAACAACGCCACGCACAATCAGCAAACTTGGACGATTTAAGGTTATGGAAGCGCTCACCAAGCACCATATCCATCTGAGTAAGGGGGAAGCGATCGCGGAGATCGTTCCGATGTTGGATGATGATATTTGTGCAAACTGTACAGCGCGGATTTTCCATGAATGTGCAGGTCGCCCGAATAATAATCGCGATAAGAAGCCTGATCATGTGCAAGCGATGAATACGCTTTCATCTACCGAAGATAATATTGGCGACTCAACGCTCGTTGTAAATGCCAAGATGCAATCTCAATCTGAAAAAGATGATCTCTAA
- a CDS encoding D-Ala-D-Ala carboxypeptidase family metallohydrolase translates to MRIRKHTTRQTLSFMTKLAVPVAVGLFVSGCVSTETSFLPTDADLQLAQQNSSDSIDDQTGSELASSDIQEGGVPVPYDRNENIVAAYSGPAANGNPAASQDQTNTPAQILAGGIVGSASGSRTSLIQQTSTASNNVTAGANPAGSQTSVVASNKNIQKQSSFFSRLFKTKEPNKTVPVDNAQIQPAQGQEVASLTPEEPAKKQITEAKEVASAAATPLPTKTKTKKKSNVFASLFGLKSGTDEDGVPEKTVKLASAAIGGLARLSPLALQRQTERVDVACLKPELVRLLKKVERYYKRPVVVTSGYRSPKSNKRIGGASGSKHTTCEAADVQVKGVSKWDLAKYVRALPERGGVGTYCHTQSVHIDIGSARDWNWRCRKRRK, encoded by the coding sequence TTGCGCATAAGAAAGCATACAACTCGTCAGACTTTGTCTTTTATGACAAAGCTAGCTGTGCCTGTTGCAGTGGGACTTTTTGTATCTGGTTGCGTGTCGACAGAAACAAGCTTTCTGCCTACGGATGCGGACCTTCAACTTGCGCAACAAAATTCTTCTGACTCTATTGATGATCAAACAGGTTCAGAACTAGCTTCTAGTGACATTCAAGAAGGCGGTGTTCCAGTTCCTTACGATAGGAATGAGAATATTGTAGCGGCCTATAGTGGTCCGGCTGCCAATGGCAACCCGGCAGCTTCTCAAGACCAAACGAATACACCTGCTCAAATATTGGCAGGCGGAATTGTGGGAAGCGCTAGCGGATCGCGTACATCACTAATTCAGCAAACAAGCACAGCATCAAACAACGTAACTGCAGGTGCAAACCCGGCTGGAAGTCAGACATCTGTGGTTGCTTCAAATAAAAATATACAGAAACAAAGCTCGTTCTTCTCTCGTCTTTTTAAAACCAAAGAACCCAATAAGACGGTTCCGGTAGATAATGCACAAATTCAGCCTGCGCAGGGTCAAGAAGTTGCATCTTTAACACCTGAAGAACCTGCAAAGAAACAAATTACCGAAGCGAAAGAGGTTGCAAGTGCAGCAGCTACCCCGCTCCCTACAAAAACAAAAACTAAGAAGAAATCAAACGTCTTTGCATCTCTCTTTGGTCTAAAATCAGGAACCGACGAAGATGGTGTACCTGAAAAAACAGTTAAACTGGCTTCTGCAGCCATTGGTGGTCTTGCGAGATTGTCGCCCTTAGCATTACAGCGCCAAACTGAACGTGTTGACGTCGCCTGCCTAAAGCCTGAACTCGTCCGACTTTTGAAAAAAGTGGAACGTTACTACAAACGTCCCGTCGTTGTGACATCAGGCTATCGCTCTCCCAAGAGTAATAAGCGGATAGGCGGAGCATCTGGCTCTAAACATACAACATGCGAAGCGGCAGACGTACAGGTCAAAGGCGTTTCCAAGTGGGATCTTGCTAAATATGTGCGTGCTCTCCCAGAGCGTGGTGGTGTAGGAACCTATTGCCATACCCAATCTGTCCATATCGATATTGGCTCGGCACGCGACTGGAATTGGCGCTGCCGCAAGCGTCGTAAGTAA
- a CDS encoding cold-shock protein translates to MVEKSSTGNDVEVNAVTGDPVDLIEITGVVKWFDVAKGFGFIVPDNGMGDVLLHVSCLRRDGYQTIMEGTRIVCEVHKRDRGYQTFRIISMDTSTAVHPSQLPPVKTHVQVTPTSGLERALVKWFNRTKGFGFLTRGEGTEDIFIHMETLRRYGLTELRPGQTVLVRFGEGDKGLMVAEIHPDIGAPISQSH, encoded by the coding sequence ATGGTGGAGAAATCGTCAACTGGCAATGATGTTGAGGTAAATGCAGTTACCGGCGATCCTGTTGATTTAATTGAGATTACCGGTGTTGTAAAATGGTTTGACGTTGCTAAGGGATTTGGCTTTATTGTGCCAGATAACGGCATGGGGGATGTTTTGCTTCATGTGAGCTGCTTGCGTCGAGATGGGTACCAAACAATTATGGAAGGTACGCGGATTGTTTGCGAGGTCCATAAGCGAGACCGTGGTTATCAGACATTTCGCATTATCTCCATGGATACGTCTACTGCTGTTCATCCATCTCAACTTCCTCCTGTCAAAACACATGTTCAAGTCACCCCAACAAGTGGTTTGGAACGCGCGTTGGTCAAGTGGTTTAACCGTACAAAAGGTTTTGGTTTTTTAACCAGAGGTGAGGGCACAGAGGATATTTTCATACATATGGAAACGCTCCGCAGGTATGGATTGACTGAGCTTCGTCCGGGGCAGACTGTACTTGTGCGCTTCGGGGAAGGTGACAAAGGACTTATGGTCGCTGAAATTCATCCAGATATCGGCGCACCAATTAGTCAGTCACATTAG
- a CDS encoding DUF192 domain-containing protein, whose amino-acid sequence MVDLYFARGMKYRAPFILLLVLFFTSPISFAQEYDDELLKIIGGTHEHSFRVEIVDTPEKRATGLMHREVMPIDAGMLFCFDQTQPVFMWMKNTILSLDMIFIREDGTIAKITENTVPFSEAIISSEEDVRFVLELNAGAVSTFGIKSENRVVHSTILSCTS is encoded by the coding sequence ATGGTTGATCTTTATTTTGCAAGGGGCATGAAATATCGTGCCCCTTTTATTTTATTGCTTGTTCTTTTTTTCACCTCACCGATTTCTTTTGCACAAGAGTACGATGATGAGCTGCTAAAAATTATAGGTGGCACTCATGAGCATTCATTTCGAGTCGAAATTGTGGATACACCCGAGAAACGAGCGACGGGTCTCATGCATCGCGAGGTAATGCCGATAGATGCAGGGATGCTTTTTTGCTTTGATCAAACACAACCAGTGTTTATGTGGATGAAAAATACGATACTTTCGTTGGACATGATTTTCATTCGCGAAGATGGAACCATCGCAAAAATAACCGAAAATACAGTGCCGTTTTCTGAAGCGATTATTTCTTCCGAAGAGGATGTTCGCTTCGTTTTAGAGCTTAATGCAGGGGCTGTATCCACATTTGGCATAAAAAGTGAAAATAGAGTCGTCCATTCGACGATTTTGAGTTGCACATCGTGA
- a CDS encoding ETC complex I subunit has protein sequence MATGQHSAVRSAKIYKPAKNAMQSGKARTFKWVLEFDTIRPRTIDPIMGYTSVSDTQTQVRLTFESADEAIAYAERNNIEYRLLKPKMAKRRTMSYTDNFKHDRSQPWTH, from the coding sequence ATGGCAACTGGTCAGCATTCTGCCGTACGGTCAGCAAAGATTTACAAGCCAGCAAAAAATGCCATGCAATCTGGTAAAGCTCGCACGTTTAAATGGGTGTTGGAGTTTGATACGATCCGCCCTCGTACAATCGATCCGATTATGGGTTATACATCGGTGTCGGATACGCAAACGCAAGTTCGTCTTACTTTTGAGAGTGCAGACGAAGCTATTGCCTATGCTGAACGCAACAATATTGAATATAGATTGCTAAAGCCAAAAATGGCGAAGCGAAGAACCATGTCATATACTGATAATTTCAAGCATGACCGTTCGCAGCCTTGGACGCATTAA
- a CDS encoding helix-turn-helix transcriptional regulator encodes MQNSVPTFLPDLDLAINRLDFYRLFKALCVQFDFELLMLVDMNNWPDERHIEALMVVINSDERSELDLDTISIDQDNAIFNSLRNSMLSSKWVGEQLVSDFDFCGNLDEMTAFSAPMHTPHGRHFGFCVLSKTDKMQNYAIETIKHSLDLVFDRFFQKIILPVTLPVISSRELEVIRWSSEGKTSVEIAIILGLSEHTINSYTTKILQKLHVVNRAQMVAKAIRMGLIQ; translated from the coding sequence ATGCAAAATTCGGTTCCAACATTTTTGCCGGACTTAGATTTAGCCATCAATCGTTTGGATTTTTACCGGCTATTTAAGGCGTTATGCGTTCAATTTGATTTCGAATTGCTAATGCTTGTTGATATGAATAACTGGCCAGATGAGCGACACATAGAGGCGCTTATGGTCGTTATAAACTCAGATGAGCGCTCGGAACTTGATCTGGATACTATTTCGATCGATCAAGACAATGCAATTTTCAACAGCTTGAGAAATTCAATGTTAAGTTCAAAGTGGGTAGGTGAGCAACTTGTATCCGATTTTGATTTTTGCGGTAACTTAGATGAGATGACAGCTTTTTCAGCGCCGATGCACACCCCACATGGACGACATTTTGGATTTTGTGTTCTGTCAAAAACCGATAAGATGCAAAATTATGCAATTGAGACCATAAAACACAGCCTAGATTTGGTGTTTGATCGATTTTTTCAGAAGATTATTTTGCCAGTAACATTGCCTGTTATTTCCTCCAGAGAATTAGAGGTGATAAGGTGGAGTTCTGAGGGCAAAACATCCGTTGAAATTGCTATAATTTTAGGTTTATCAGAACACACTATAAACTCTTACACGACCAAGATTTTACAGAAACTACACGTGGTAAATAGAGCTCAAATGGTTGCAAAGGCAATTCGAATGGGTTTGATTCAGTAG
- a CDS encoding response regulator, with protein sequence MAKEVLDMRENREIEILFVDDNPDEFVLMEWLCSRASSYKTNLICVSSIEEACDVIEKRKIDMILLDNKLHKNDDFRTSVPVLRSKSFIGPIGIVSSSIEPEYFQEFEQYGADFRIGKSELDRNALGFIIDEFAGKKYQLPDD encoded by the coding sequence ATGGCGAAGGAAGTTTTGGATATGAGGGAAAATAGAGAAATTGAAATTCTGTTTGTCGATGATAATCCAGATGAATTTGTTCTGATGGAGTGGCTATGCTCACGTGCATCCTCGTATAAAACAAACCTGATATGTGTTTCTAGTATCGAGGAAGCATGTGATGTTATTGAGAAGCGGAAAATAGATATGATCCTGCTTGATAACAAATTGCACAAGAATGATGATTTCCGAACGAGTGTACCAGTTCTAAGATCAAAGAGTTTTATTGGTCCAATTGGTATCGTGTCCTCAAGTATAGAGCCAGAGTATTTTCAGGAATTTGAGCAGTATGGCGCTGATTTTCGTATAGGAAAAAGTGAATTAGACCGCAATGCTCTTGGCTTTATCATAGATGAATTCGCTGGCAAGAAGTATCAATTGCCTGACGATTGA
- a CDS encoding PAS domain S-box protein — MKSSFSGLGDSLFDISPSMIFIIEDNAVIASANPFALKELGFQKKSLVGKELTVLFDIPDAEEIKSATEILNWLVSQYKANNFVEVKMNDGRSFRSRVSIGELSECADGCFRRIICIHDSGELDSAITEQGRYKHLLDTALGAIPDGFAVYDEDDRLQIFNKAYAEVYSRSEPVLKLGEKFENILRYGLNAGQYLEAGNTKESRDAWLKDRLKMHNNPTGPVIQNVGDRWLRVEERKLEDGRIVGIRADITQLVEAKTAAEMLGNVLDEMAAPVVFINLETMKFEYANKAALNKLLYTIEEFVNLGPNDINTSLSRDAIDEYIQRAVDNPGTVVSLRSLHRRKDGSTYPCVVSTVFERSGHSKRLISFIRDETEEARMRDELEVQRAELETVVYNLPCFITHSKPDTTLLFANEEYARFYGHELGQMIGKKFVDFDQGTNRSELYNGINALTVESPVFTREEQGKHEDGGRYTILWTNRMLFKGGSPYAIVSVGRDITEIKKTELKIEKQAHQLELRNKALEQFAGIVSHDLRSPLRHIRMFGEMLIEDYEHDKFDNLSQYIGKMREGVLRMERLIASLLEFSQVAYKQVKRSSFLLSAAVDEACENLADSITERNALVCIDGGDVDLHLDYVLFVRLLENLIDNGIKYFDGEGVPEIHIEGAHNIDSAIITVTDNGIGIPAEHSERIFNVFQRLHVDETVYKGTGIGLALAKRIIEGHNGVIVLDQEFVNGTKFVISFPTNI; from the coding sequence ATGAAATCATCGTTCAGTGGTCTTGGCGATTCTCTTTTTGACATCTCTCCCAGCATGATTTTTATCATTGAAGATAATGCGGTTATAGCTTCTGCCAATCCGTTTGCGCTCAAAGAACTCGGGTTTCAGAAGAAAAGTTTGGTTGGTAAAGAGCTAACTGTTTTATTTGATATCCCAGATGCTGAAGAGATTAAGTCAGCTACAGAAATTTTGAATTGGCTGGTATCCCAATATAAAGCCAACAATTTTGTAGAAGTCAAAATGAACGACGGGCGCTCGTTTAGGTCGCGTGTAAGCATTGGTGAGCTGAGTGAATGTGCGGATGGATGCTTCCGTCGGATAATTTGCATCCACGATAGCGGTGAACTGGATAGCGCAATAACTGAGCAGGGTCGGTATAAACATTTACTAGATACGGCTCTTGGCGCAATTCCTGATGGGTTTGCTGTTTACGACGAAGATGACCGTCTTCAGATTTTCAACAAAGCTTATGCAGAAGTTTACAGTCGTTCTGAACCTGTTCTCAAACTGGGTGAAAAGTTTGAAAATATATTGCGTTATGGGCTTAATGCCGGGCAGTATTTGGAAGCGGGAAACACCAAAGAATCTCGCGATGCATGGCTCAAAGACCGCTTAAAAATGCATAATAATCCGACAGGACCAGTTATCCAAAATGTTGGTGATCGTTGGCTTCGCGTTGAGGAGCGGAAACTAGAAGACGGCCGCATCGTAGGTATTCGTGCTGATATCACTCAGTTAGTTGAAGCTAAAACGGCTGCTGAAATGCTTGGTAATGTTTTAGATGAAATGGCTGCGCCTGTGGTTTTCATCAACTTGGAAACTATGAAATTTGAGTATGCCAATAAAGCCGCGCTCAATAAGTTGCTCTATACAATAGAGGAATTTGTTAATTTGGGCCCCAACGATATCAACACATCTTTATCTCGAGACGCGATAGACGAATATATTCAGCGAGCGGTAGATAATCCTGGCACTGTGGTATCCTTACGCTCTTTACATCGCCGAAAAGATGGGAGCACATATCCGTGTGTTGTTAGCACAGTCTTTGAAAGATCTGGCCATTCAAAGCGCTTAATTTCATTTATACGAGATGAGACAGAAGAAGCCAGAATGCGAGATGAGCTGGAGGTTCAACGCGCAGAACTTGAAACGGTTGTTTACAACTTACCATGTTTTATAACACACTCCAAACCCGACACGACGCTTTTATTTGCGAACGAAGAATATGCCCGGTTTTATGGTCACGAGTTGGGTCAGATGATCGGTAAGAAGTTTGTTGACTTTGATCAGGGAACCAATCGATCGGAGCTTTACAACGGAATTAATGCGCTAACGGTTGAGTCTCCGGTTTTTACCAGAGAAGAGCAAGGCAAGCATGAAGATGGAGGTAGATATACGATACTTTGGACAAACAGGATGCTTTTTAAAGGAGGGTCTCCTTACGCCATTGTATCGGTTGGGCGAGATATAACCGAAATCAAAAAAACAGAACTTAAAATCGAAAAACAAGCTCATCAGTTAGAGTTACGCAACAAGGCACTCGAACAGTTCGCTGGAATTGTTTCCCATGATTTAAGGTCACCTCTCCGGCATATTCGAATGTTTGGAGAAATGTTGATTGAAGATTATGAACATGACAAGTTTGATAATCTTTCGCAATATATCGGGAAAATGCGAGAGGGCGTTCTGCGTATGGAGCGATTGATCGCAAGCTTGCTTGAATTTTCACAAGTCGCATACAAGCAAGTGAAGCGATCTAGCTTTTTACTCAGTGCTGCCGTTGACGAGGCGTGTGAGAATTTAGCGGATTCAATTACAGAACGTAATGCGCTTGTTTGTATAGATGGTGGCGATGTTGATCTTCATCTGGATTATGTTTTGTTTGTCCGGTTGTTAGAGAACTTAATTGACAACGGAATTAAATATTTTGATGGAGAGGGTGTGCCAGAAATACATATAGAGGGCGCGCACAACATAGATTCTGCCATCATCACCGTTACTGATAATGGCATTGGAATTCCTGCCGAGCATAGTGAGAGAATATTTAATGTTTTCCAGCGTCTTCATGTGGATGAGACAGTTTACAAAGGAACCGGCATTGGTCTGGCTTTGGCGAAAAGAATTATTGAGGGTCATAACGGTGTGATTGTACTTGATCAGGAGTTTGTCAATGGAACTAAGTTCGTAATTTCATTCCCGACCAATATTTAG
- a CDS encoding response regulator, which produces MQKRIIVFEDDISDFTFLKNAFSKIDKTMELVRVSHLDDLAVDISRNGISCLLLDLKMPQVDGFELLKKIKSNDQLKLIPVIVFSSSSNPKDIEYSYELGANAYIVKPSTLHGYKTFATKFYQFWMDLVILPDGFN; this is translated from the coding sequence ATGCAGAAAAGAATTATTGTATTTGAAGATGATATTTCTGATTTTACATTCTTAAAAAATGCGTTTTCCAAAATTGATAAAACAATGGAGTTGGTTCGAGTTTCGCATCTTGATGATCTTGCCGTAGACATAAGTAGGAATGGAATATCTTGTCTTCTTCTGGATCTGAAAATGCCGCAGGTGGATGGGTTTGAACTCTTGAAGAAGATTAAATCCAATGATCAATTAAAACTAATACCGGTCATTGTTTTTTCCTCCTCAAGTAACCCAAAAGATATAGAATATTCTTATGAATTGGGTGCCAATGCTTATATTGTTAAGCCATCGACATTGCATGGCTATAAGACGTTCGCAACTAAGTTCTACCAGTTCTGGATGGATCTGGTTATCTTACCAGATGGATTTAATTGA
- a CDS encoding amino acid ABC transporter substrate-binding protein — translation MRIGVKYIVLAIAMIGLSLNNSNAATLDEVKDKGYLQCGVNQDLPGFSMKNSDDQWQGLDVDFCKGLAAAIFGQDFEVKFVPLTASNRLEALSRGDVDVLAGNMTWTTERDTQLGLNFIGINYYDGQGFMTRADMKINSVLQLSGASICAISGTTTELNIADYFKENNLEYNLELFEKTADAIAAYDAGRCDVYSTDVTALYVRRLDLSNPEEHIIIPEIISKEPLGPVVREGDDQWFNIARWSFMAVLNAEELGVTSVNVDDMMTSNNPIVQRLLGVTEDFGEQLGLQNDWAAQIIRAVGNYGEQYERNLGSESPLGISRGLNALWIDGGLMYGAPIR, via the coding sequence ATGAGAATCGGTGTTAAATATATTGTATTGGCCATCGCAATGATCGGCTTATCTCTTAACAATTCCAATGCTGCAACATTGGATGAAGTTAAGGATAAGGGATATTTGCAGTGCGGCGTAAATCAAGATTTGCCCGGTTTTTCAATGAAGAATTCTGATGATCAGTGGCAAGGTTTGGATGTTGATTTCTGCAAGGGCTTGGCTGCCGCGATATTTGGGCAAGATTTTGAAGTCAAATTTGTGCCTCTAACGGCATCTAATCGTCTTGAAGCGCTTAGCCGTGGTGATGTGGATGTGCTGGCAGGCAACATGACCTGGACAACCGAGCGCGATACGCAACTTGGGCTGAATTTTATTGGTATAAATTATTATGATGGCCAGGGGTTTATGACCCGAGCTGATATGAAGATTAACTCCGTTCTTCAACTTAGTGGTGCTTCTATATGTGCCATCTCTGGCACGACGACTGAGTTAAATATTGCAGACTATTTTAAGGAAAATAATCTGGAATACAATCTGGAACTGTTTGAGAAAACAGCAGATGCAATCGCAGCTTATGATGCAGGTCGGTGTGATGTTTATTCAACAGATGTTACCGCACTTTACGTACGGCGGCTGGATCTCTCAAATCCAGAAGAGCATATTATAATACCTGAGATAATTTCAAAAGAACCATTGGGACCCGTGGTACGTGAGGGGGATGATCAGTGGTTTAACATTGCACGTTGGTCCTTTATGGCTGTTTTAAATGCTGAAGAGCTTGGTGTTACCTCGGTTAATGTCGATGATATGATGACAAGCAACAATCCGATAGTTCAGCGACTGCTAGGTGTTACGGAGGATTTTGGAGAGCAGCTTGGATTGCAAAATGATTGGGCAGCACAGATAATCCGAGCAGTCGGTAATTATGGCGAACAGTATGAGCGTAATCTGGGTTCAGAATCACCGCTTGGTATTTCCCGTGGCCTAAACGCTCTTTGGATAGATGGCGGTCTCATGTATGGAGCACCTATTCGTTAG
- a CDS encoding DUF599 family protein gives MTTLDIIAATYFIFCWFGFSIFLRYGLFSKRPSLSDAMDKHRKNWFVTASHRELRMIDTSIVAGLQSGVGFFASATILAIGGCVAALGAADQVTSVFSEIPLTQDADILVIEFKLLGLIFVLGYSFFKFGWSYRLFNYCGILLGAIPAKRDDNNGEIADNYARKGGEMNILAARHFTAGMRGIFLSVGYLGWFIGPKFLIITTTLILFVFVRRQYFSAARNVAMGDLFKEK, from the coding sequence ATGACAACACTCGACATTATCGCAGCAACTTATTTTATATTTTGTTGGTTCGGATTTTCCATATTTCTTCGATATGGGCTGTTTTCAAAAAGACCAAGTCTTTCTGATGCTATGGATAAACATCGAAAAAACTGGTTTGTAACCGCAAGTCATCGCGAACTACGCATGATCGATACAAGCATTGTGGCAGGATTACAAAGTGGTGTAGGCTTTTTCGCTTCTGCAACTATTCTGGCTATAGGTGGTTGTGTCGCAGCGTTAGGTGCTGCCGATCAAGTTACATCCGTTTTCTCTGAAATACCACTAACGCAAGATGCAGATATTCTTGTCATCGAATTCAAACTACTTGGATTGATATTTGTTCTTGGTTACTCTTTTTTCAAATTTGGCTGGAGCTATAGACTATTCAATTACTGCGGCATTCTACTAGGAGCTATTCCAGCAAAGCGTGATGATAACAATGGTGAAATTGCAGATAATTATGCTCGAAAAGGTGGTGAAATGAATATACTTGCAGCTCGTCATTTCACCGCAGGGATGCGGGGCATATTCCTATCAGTGGGCTACTTGGGTTGGTTTATTGGTCCAAAATTTCTGATCATAACAACAACACTGATATTATTTGTTTTTGTAAGACGTCAATACTTCTCAGCTGCGCGCAACGTGGCCATGGGTGATCTTTTTAAAGAGAAATAA